A region from the Pyrinomonadaceae bacterium genome encodes:
- a CDS encoding pitrilysin family protein produces MRKARLFAIVLGLSLVLPGLAAAQPKSGGNLPPVKYEQFTLPNGLNVIMHVDKSTPIVAVDLWYHVGSKNEVRGRTGFAHLFEHMMFQGSKNYNDDYFRPLQEAGANINGSTNADRTNYYEILPSNFLELALFMEADRMGGLLDAMTMEKLNNQRDVVKNERRQSYENQPYGTAQEKIAAIMYPADHPYHWTTIGSLDDLTAASMEDVKAFFRQYYVPNNASLVIAGDFDTKKARGWVEKYFGPIPRGAAVVRPKPAAPKFDAEIRKSVEDDVPLPRLYMIWHTVPRFAGDDSALSMLGSVLSSGRNSRLQSNLMYGKQLAQEVGAFQQSREIAGSFSVTTTARPGKSLDEIEKEILAEIERIKKEPPTAEEMERALNQIESQAVYALQTVFGRADQMNNYFTMRGRPDYFQQNLDEFRKVTAADVQRVAQTYLTDKKLVMSYVRRQGAAQSVAQNSANTPTSTAAKQKEEPDSSKLPKPGPDPKLVLPKIEKNKLSNGLEVWLVHQNELPIVSMNLVVKTGGTADPKAGVANMTASLLDDGTKTRSVTEISKQLQSIGAQLNTGSDWDSSNVSLLTLTRNLDKALEVFSDVVVNPTFPETEFEVQRRRNAVQFLQRKNNANQIANIAYSSLLYGKTHPYGRPLAGDEESLKALTRDDLQKFYDSYYRPNNSVLIVAGEADAKTLMPKLEKAFETWKASTVTATSVPPAPRFEQPGIYIVDRPGAAQSVVTIGQIGVDRSNPDYFSLLVMNSILGGQFSSRVNMNLREDKGYTYGARSGWSFRRGAGPFSASADVQTAVTRESIQEFMKELNGIRGSIPVTQKELDYNKQSIIRRYPGAFETVGQISNQLSNLVVFGLPDSYFNDYIAKVNAVTVADVNRVANKYLDPSKMAILIVGDRKVIEPKLKELNGFTIAYLDVDGRRVAE; encoded by the coding sequence ATGAGAAAAGCGAGATTGTTTGCGATTGTGCTGGGACTTTCACTGGTCCTGCCGGGTTTGGCTGCGGCCCAACCAAAGAGTGGCGGTAACCTGCCGCCGGTCAAATATGAGCAATTCACTCTGCCCAATGGGCTGAACGTGATCATGCACGTCGATAAGTCGACTCCAATCGTAGCGGTCGACCTCTGGTATCACGTGGGCTCCAAGAACGAGGTGCGCGGGCGCACGGGCTTCGCACATTTGTTCGAGCACATGATGTTTCAGGGCTCAAAAAACTACAACGACGATTATTTCAGACCGTTGCAGGAAGCGGGCGCAAACATTAACGGATCAACCAACGCCGACCGGACGAATTATTACGAGATTCTCCCGTCCAACTTTCTCGAGCTGGCGTTGTTTATGGAAGCCGATCGCATGGGTGGCCTGCTCGACGCCATGACGATGGAAAAGCTCAACAACCAGCGCGACGTTGTGAAGAATGAAAGACGTCAGAGCTATGAGAATCAGCCTTACGGAACGGCCCAGGAAAAGATCGCCGCGATCATGTACCCGGCTGATCACCCCTACCATTGGACCACGATTGGCTCGCTCGACGATCTCACCGCCGCCTCAATGGAGGACGTGAAGGCTTTCTTCCGTCAGTACTATGTGCCAAACAACGCCTCGCTGGTGATTGCCGGAGACTTTGACACGAAGAAGGCGCGCGGCTGGGTGGAGAAATACTTTGGTCCTATTCCGCGCGGTGCGGCTGTGGTTCGCCCCAAGCCCGCGGCGCCGAAATTCGACGCTGAGATTCGCAAGAGTGTGGAAGACGACGTACCACTGCCGCGTCTCTACATGATTTGGCATACCGTTCCTCGCTTTGCCGGAGACGACAGTGCGCTTTCTATGCTCGGCTCGGTGCTGTCTTCAGGGCGCAACTCGCGGCTGCAAAGCAATCTGATGTATGGCAAACAATTGGCCCAGGAAGTGGGGGCTTTTCAACAATCGCGCGAAATCGCGGGATCTTTTTCGGTGACCACCACGGCGCGTCCGGGAAAATCGCTCGATGAAATCGAGAAAGAAATTCTGGCCGAAATTGAACGAATCAAGAAAGAACCACCGACCGCGGAAGAGATGGAGCGGGCCTTGAATCAGATCGAGTCTCAAGCCGTTTACGCATTACAAACCGTTTTCGGACGGGCCGACCAGATGAATAACTATTTCACCATGCGCGGCCGTCCCGACTACTTCCAGCAGAATCTGGATGAGTTTCGCAAGGTCACGGCAGCCGATGTTCAACGGGTCGCCCAAACGTACCTGACCGACAAGAAGCTCGTAATGAGTTACGTTCGCAGACAGGGCGCGGCGCAATCTGTGGCGCAAAACTCTGCCAACACGCCAACATCAACCGCTGCCAAGCAGAAGGAGGAGCCGGATTCTTCGAAATTGCCAAAACCGGGTCCCGATCCGAAACTTGTGCTGCCGAAAATCGAGAAAAACAAACTTTCAAACGGTCTGGAGGTCTGGCTGGTTCATCAGAACGAACTTCCGATTGTGTCGATGAACCTGGTGGTTAAGACCGGTGGTACTGCTGACCCGAAGGCCGGCGTCGCTAATATGACGGCCTCTCTTCTGGATGACGGAACCAAGACGCGTTCCGTGACTGAGATTTCAAAGCAGCTTCAATCAATCGGCGCGCAGCTTAACACCGGATCAGATTGGGATTCGTCGAACGTGAGCTTGCTTACTTTGACCAGGAATCTGGACAAAGCTCTGGAAGTCTTCTCGGACGTGGTGGTTAATCCCACGTTCCCGGAAACCGAGTTTGAAGTCCAGCGTCGCCGGAATGCCGTGCAGTTTCTGCAGCGCAAGAACAATGCGAACCAAATTGCCAACATCGCTTACAGTTCTTTGCTCTACGGGAAGACTCATCCCTATGGCAGACCGTTGGCGGGCGATGAAGAGTCGCTCAAGGCGCTCACCAGAGATGACCTGCAAAAGTTTTATGACAGTTACTATCGGCCCAACAACTCAGTCTTGATTGTGGCTGGCGAAGCCGATGCGAAGACGTTGATGCCGAAGCTGGAAAAGGCTTTTGAAACCTGGAAAGCATCCACGGTGACGGCAACTTCGGTGCCACCTGCGCCGCGGTTTGAGCAACCTGGTATCTACATCGTCGACAGGCCTGGCGCCGCACAGTCGGTGGTAACGATCGGTCAGATCGGAGTGGATCGGAGCAATCCCGATTACTTCTCTCTGTTGGTGATGAACTCCATTCTGGGCGGACAGTTTTCGTCTCGCGTAAACATGAACCTGCGCGAAGATAAGGGTTACACCTACGGCGCGCGCAGCGGGTGGAGTTTCCGCCGAGGGGCCGGACCGTTTTCCGCCTCGGCCGACGTTCAGACCGCTGTTACCCGGGAATCCATCCAGGAGTTCATGAAGGAACTCAATGGCATTCGCGGCTCAATTCCGGTGACGCAGAAAGAGCTCGATTACAATAAGCAGAGTATTATTCGGCGTTACCCGGGTGCTTTTGAAACTGTGGGCCAAATCTCGAATCAGTTGTCCAACCTGGTTGTGTTCGGACTGCCGGATAGTTACTTCAACGATTACATCGCTAAGGTTAATGCCGTTACCGTGGCGGACGTCAATCGGGTAGCGAACAAGTATCTCGACCCGTCCAAAATGGCGATTCTGATTGTTGGCGACCGCAAAGTAATCGAACCGAAGTTGAAGGAACTGAACGGATTCACGATCGCCTACCTGGATGTTGACGGCAGACGAGTAGCCGAATAG